One Stenotrophomonas oahuensis genomic region harbors:
- a CDS encoding cytochrome c oxidase subunit 3 codes for MAQHSPDANVYFVPTHSKWPFIGSIAMMVTMVGVASWLNDAGWGKWTFYVGLAMLVLTLFWWFSDVVRESQAGHYNRQVDGSFRMGMVWFIFSEVMFFGAFFGALFYTRTLGLAWLGGEGDGVMTNELLWDGYSAAWPTNGPAGIGGHFQTIPAWGLPLINTLILLTSGVTLTIAHHALKAGHRRQLLVWLGITVALGLFFLTLQAEEYIHAYKELNLTLGSGIYGSTFFMLTGFHGAHVLLGTIMLAVMWLRAAKGHFTRDNHFGFEAAAWYWHFVDVVWLMLFLFVYVL; via the coding sequence ATGGCCCAGCACAGTCCCGACGCCAACGTGTACTTCGTACCCACGCACAGCAAGTGGCCCTTCATCGGCTCCATCGCGATGATGGTGACCATGGTCGGCGTGGCCAGCTGGCTCAACGACGCCGGCTGGGGCAAGTGGACCTTCTACGTCGGCCTGGCGATGCTGGTACTGACCCTGTTCTGGTGGTTCAGCGACGTCGTGCGCGAATCCCAGGCCGGGCACTACAACCGCCAGGTGGACGGCTCGTTCCGCATGGGCATGGTGTGGTTCATCTTCTCCGAAGTGATGTTCTTCGGTGCCTTCTTCGGCGCGCTGTTCTACACCCGCACCCTCGGCCTGGCCTGGCTGGGCGGCGAGGGCGACGGGGTGATGACCAACGAACTGCTCTGGGACGGTTACTCGGCCGCGTGGCCGACCAACGGCCCGGCCGGCATCGGCGGCCACTTCCAGACCATTCCGGCCTGGGGTCTGCCGCTGATCAACACGCTGATCCTGCTCACCTCCGGTGTGACCCTCACCATCGCCCACCATGCGCTCAAGGCCGGCCATCGCCGCCAGCTGCTGGTGTGGCTGGGCATCACCGTCGCCTTGGGTCTGTTCTTCCTGACCCTGCAGGCCGAGGAGTACATCCACGCCTACAAGGAGCTCAACCTGACCCTGGGTTCGGGCATCTATGGGTCGACCTTCTTCATGCTCACCGGCTTCCACGGCGCGCACGTGCTGCTGGGTACCATCATGCTGGCGGTGATGTGGCTGCGCGCGGCCAAGGGCCATTTCACCCGCGACAATCATTTCGGCTTCGAAGCCGCCGCGTGGTACTGGCACTTCGTCGACGTGGTCTGGCTGATGCTGTTCCTGTTCGTCTACGTGCTGTAG
- a CDS encoding COX15/CtaA family protein → MNPTARPALHRNFHRLAWFALIMTASTIMFGSFVRLSDAGLSCPDWPTCYGRATWPQHAAEVADHAATQIRPLETHKAWREQVHRFLAGALGIEILTLALLATRRRRWGSTAVVTACVLVAAGIPLYMMGHHVPASIIAVLGEVILLIAALRWNNIDLSRAALLTLAVVIFQALLGMWTVTLLLKPIVVMGHLLGGMLMFGLLVWMAWRATHMPITLVEAPTLKNLLRVGVAVLVVQIALGGWVSANYAALACGGGSASLDNFPRCVSQWWPPHNFQEGFTLWRGIGVDYEGGVLDGASRIAIQMAHRMFAVIVAVYLLWLSFRLFRLPSMRGWATALGVLVVLQITLGILNVKLALPLEVAVAHSGGAVALLFVLVTLLARMRAPDAEGGRPTVGATETAAGTSP, encoded by the coding sequence ATGAACCCCACCGCGCGCCCGGCGCTGCACCGTAATTTCCACCGTCTGGCGTGGTTCGCCCTGATCATGACGGCCAGCACCATCATGTTCGGCTCCTTCGTGCGCCTGTCTGATGCCGGCTTGAGCTGCCCGGACTGGCCGACCTGCTATGGCCGCGCCACCTGGCCGCAGCATGCCGCTGAAGTGGCCGACCACGCCGCCACCCAGATCCGCCCGCTGGAAACCCACAAGGCCTGGCGCGAGCAGGTGCACCGTTTCCTGGCCGGCGCGCTGGGTATCGAGATCCTCACCCTGGCGCTGCTCGCCACCCGCCGCCGTCGCTGGGGCAGTACCGCCGTGGTCACCGCCTGCGTGCTGGTGGCGGCCGGCATTCCGCTGTACATGATGGGTCACCACGTGCCCGCCAGCATCATCGCCGTGCTTGGCGAGGTGATCCTGCTGATCGCCGCGCTGCGCTGGAACAACATCGACCTCTCACGCGCGGCCCTGCTCACGCTGGCGGTGGTGATCTTCCAGGCCCTGCTGGGCATGTGGACGGTCACCCTGCTGCTCAAACCGATCGTGGTCATGGGCCATCTGCTCGGCGGCATGCTGATGTTCGGGCTGCTGGTGTGGATGGCATGGCGTGCCACGCACATGCCGATCACCCTGGTTGAAGCGCCCACATTGAAGAACCTGTTGCGCGTCGGCGTAGCCGTGCTGGTGGTGCAGATTGCGCTGGGCGGCTGGGTCAGCGCCAACTACGCCGCGCTCGCCTGCGGCGGCGGCAGCGCCTCGCTGGACAACTTCCCGCGCTGCGTCAGCCAGTGGTGGCCGCCGCACAACTTCCAGGAAGGCTTCACCCTGTGGCGCGGCATCGGTGTGGATTACGAAGGGGGCGTCCTCGACGGAGCCTCGCGTATCGCCATCCAGATGGCGCATCGCATGTTCGCGGTGATCGTCGCCGTGTACTTACTGTGGCTCTCGTTCCGCCTGTTCCGCCTGCCGAGCATGCGTGGCTGGGCGACGGCCCTGGGTGTGCTGGTCGTCCTGCAGATCACCCTGGGCATCCTGAACGTGAAGCTGGCGCTGCCGCTGGAAGTGGCTGTCGCGCACAGCGGTGGCGCGGTGGCGTTGCTGTTCGTGCTGGTCACCCTGTTGGCGCGGATGCGTGCGCCGGACGCAGAAGGCGGCCGACCAACGGTCGGCGCTACCGAAACTGCGGCGGGTACTTCGCCATGA
- the putA gene encoding bifunctional proline dehydrogenase/L-glutamate gamma-semialdehyde dehydrogenase PutA, with protein sequence MTAPSAHPPAAAAAAASRPALLSPELPPVPNPFRQAITDAWMKDEASHVTELLAQARLPADEQAQVQATAADLVARVRVRAKDQGAIEAFMRQYDLGSEEGVLLMCVAEALLRIPDQDTADKLIRDKLGEADWKKHLGGSDSVLVNASTWGLMLTGHIVNINDATRADVPGAFARLMGRVGEPVVRLAVRQAMKIMGHQFVMGRTIDEALSRSHKGDNASYRYSFDMLGEGALTMKDAKRYLEDYRRAIHSIGGDHKARGGRPDGDVNSAPGISIKLSALYPRYEHAKRARVMADLVPGVLELAQLAKSYGIGCTVDAEETDRLELSLDIIEAVVSDASLVGWEGFGVVVQAYQKRTPYTIDYLADLARRIGRRLQVRLVKGAYWDAEIKRAQIDGLPAYPVFTRKQNTDVSYLACAKRLFTHADAIYPMFATHNAHTIAAVKAIAKGGQYEHQKLHGMGDDLYAEVVPANRLNVPCRVYAPVGSHEDLLPYLVRRLLENGANSSFVNRITDEDVAIDDLIRDPVEAVSSFDSIPHPKIPLPVDLLRSQNHDRKNSMGVNLANDNDLRALAEQLNAAVKPWQAAPLVPGAQPTGAQINVINPADNRQVVGQWQAADSATVEKALVNAVAAQPQWNRTPAASRAAILEHAADQLEARLPEFMALCVKEAGKSLPDSIAEVREAVDFLRYYAKQAREQFGHAEKLPSPTGESNELQLHGRGVFVCISPWNFPLAIFLGQVAAALAAGNSVIAKPAEQTNLIGYYAVKLLLDAGVPEGVVQFLPGDGATVGAALTADPRVAGVAFTGSTETARAINRAMAARDAAIGVLIAETGGQNAFIADSSALPEQLVKDAIGSAFTSAGQRCSAARVLFVQDDIADKVMTMLAGAMAELKIGDPGLLSTDVGPVIDADALQILRDHTVRMEKEARLIAAAELSEAAAHGTFFAPRAYELKSLDQLHKEIFGPVLHLIRWKGDQLDAVIDQINATGYGLTLGVHSRIDETVDRISSRVNVGNVYVNRNQIGAVVGVQPFGGQGLSGTGPKAGGPHYLLRFATEKTVTVNTTAAGGNASLLTLGD encoded by the coding sequence ATGACCGCACCTTCCGCCCATCCCCCCGCAGCGGCCGCCGCTGCTGCTTCCCGCCCGGCCCTGCTCAGCCCCGAGCTGCCGCCCGTGCCCAACCCGTTCCGCCAGGCAATTACCGATGCCTGGATGAAGGATGAGGCCAGTCACGTCACCGAGCTGCTCGCCCAGGCGCGTCTGCCGGCCGACGAGCAGGCCCAGGTGCAGGCCACCGCCGCCGACCTGGTGGCCCGGGTGCGCGTGCGCGCCAAGGACCAGGGGGCGATCGAAGCCTTCATGCGCCAGTACGACCTGGGCAGCGAGGAAGGCGTGCTGCTGATGTGCGTGGCCGAAGCCCTGCTGCGCATTCCGGACCAGGACACCGCTGACAAGCTCATTCGCGACAAGCTGGGCGAGGCCGACTGGAAGAAGCATCTGGGCGGCAGCGATTCGGTGCTGGTCAATGCCTCCACCTGGGGCCTGATGCTCACCGGCCACATCGTCAACATCAACGACGCCACCCGCGCCGACGTGCCGGGCGCGTTCGCGCGCCTGATGGGCCGCGTGGGCGAGCCGGTGGTGCGTCTGGCCGTGCGTCAGGCGATGAAGATCATGGGCCATCAGTTCGTGATGGGCCGCACCATTGACGAAGCGCTGTCGCGCTCGCACAAGGGTGACAACGCCAGCTACCGCTATTCGTTCGACATGCTCGGCGAAGGCGCGCTGACCATGAAGGACGCCAAGCGTTACCTGGAAGACTACCGCCGCGCGATCCACTCCATCGGTGGCGACCACAAGGCCCGTGGCGGCCGTCCGGACGGCGACGTGAACTCGGCCCCGGGCATCTCGATCAAGCTGTCGGCGCTGTACCCGCGCTACGAGCACGCCAAGCGCGCGCGCGTGATGGCCGACCTGGTGCCGGGCGTGCTGGAACTGGCGCAGCTGGCCAAGTCGTACGGCATTGGTTGCACGGTGGACGCCGAGGAAACCGACCGCCTGGAACTGTCGCTGGACATCATTGAAGCGGTGGTGAGCGATGCTTCGCTGGTGGGCTGGGAAGGTTTCGGCGTGGTGGTGCAGGCGTACCAGAAGCGCACCCCGTACACGATCGACTACCTGGCCGACCTGGCCCGCCGCATCGGCCGCCGCCTGCAGGTGCGCCTGGTCAAGGGCGCGTACTGGGACGCGGAGATCAAGCGCGCGCAGATCGACGGTCTGCCGGCCTACCCGGTGTTCACCCGCAAGCAGAACACCGACGTGTCGTACCTGGCGTGCGCGAAGCGGCTGTTCACCCACGCCGATGCGATCTACCCGATGTTCGCCACCCACAACGCGCACACCATCGCGGCGGTGAAGGCGATTGCCAAGGGCGGCCAGTACGAGCACCAGAAGCTGCACGGCATGGGCGATGACCTGTATGCCGAAGTGGTGCCGGCCAACCGTCTGAACGTGCCGTGCCGCGTGTACGCGCCGGTGGGCTCGCATGAGGACCTGCTGCCGTACCTGGTGCGCCGCCTGCTGGAAAACGGCGCAAACTCGAGCTTCGTCAACCGCATCACCGACGAAGACGTGGCCATTGATGACCTGATCCGCGATCCGGTTGAAGCCGTGTCTTCGTTCGATTCCATTCCGCACCCGAAAATCCCGCTGCCGGTTGACCTGCTGCGCAGCCAGAACCACGACAGGAAGAACTCCATGGGCGTCAATCTCGCCAACGACAACGATCTGCGCGCTCTGGCCGAGCAGCTCAACGCGGCGGTGAAGCCGTGGCAGGCAGCGCCGCTGGTGCCGGGCGCACAGCCGACCGGTGCGCAGATCAACGTGATCAACCCGGCCGACAACCGCCAGGTGGTGGGCCAGTGGCAGGCCGCCGACAGCGCCACCGTTGAAAAGGCGCTGGTGAACGCAGTGGCGGCGCAGCCCCAGTGGAACCGCACGCCGGCCGCGAGCCGCGCGGCGATCCTGGAACACGCCGCAGATCAGCTGGAAGCACGCCTGCCGGAGTTCATGGCGCTGTGCGTGAAGGAAGCGGGCAAGAGCCTGCCGGACAGCATCGCGGAAGTGCGCGAGGCGGTGGACTTCCTGCGTTACTACGCCAAGCAGGCCCGCGAGCAGTTCGGCCATGCCGAAAAGCTGCCGAGCCCGACCGGCGAATCGAACGAACTGCAGCTGCATGGCCGCGGCGTGTTCGTGTGCATCAGCCCGTGGAACTTCCCGCTGGCGATCTTCCTGGGCCAGGTGGCTGCGGCGCTGGCTGCGGGTAACAGCGTGATTGCCAAGCCGGCGGAGCAGACCAACCTGATTGGCTACTACGCGGTAAAGCTGCTGCTGGACGCGGGCGTGCCGGAAGGCGTGGTGCAGTTCCTGCCGGGCGACGGCGCGACGGTGGGTGCGGCGCTGACCGCCGACCCGCGCGTGGCGGGCGTGGCGTTCACCGGTTCGACCGAGACAGCGCGTGCGATCAACCGTGCGATGGCGGCGCGTGATGCGGCGATTGGCGTGCTGATTGCGGAAACGGGCGGCCAGAATGCGTTCATTGCCGATTCGTCGGCACTGCCGGAACAGCTGGTGAAGGATGCGATCGGTTCAGCGTTCACTTCGGCGGGCCAGCGCTGCTCGGCGGCACGCGTGCTGTTCGTGCAGGACGACATTGCCGACAAGGTGATGACGATGCTGGCGGGCGCGATGGCGGAGCTGAAGATCGGCGATCCGGGCCTGCTGTCGACCGACGTGGGTCCGGTGATCGATGCGGACGCGCTGCAGATCCTGCGCGACCACACGGTGCGGATGGAGAAGGAAGCGCGCCTGATCGCGGCGGCGGAGCTGAGCGAAGCGGCGGCACACGGCACGTTCTTCGCGCCGCGCGCGTACGAGCTGAAGAGCCTGGACCAGCTGCACAAGGAGATCTTCGGACCGGTGCTGCACCTGATCCGCTGGAAGGGCGATCAGCTGGACGCGGTGATCGACCAGATCAACGCCACCGGCTACGGCCTGACCCTGGGCGTGCATTCGCGCATCGATGAAACGGTTGACCGCATCTCGTCGCGGGTGAACGTGGGCAACGTGTACGTGAACCGCAACCAGATCGGCGCGGTGGTGGGCGTGCAGCCGTTCGGCGGCCAGGGCCTGTCGGGCACGGGTCCGAAGGCCGGCGGCCCGCACTACCTGCTGCGTTTCGCTACCGAGAAGACGGTGACGGTGAACACGACGGCTGCCGGCGGTAATGCGTCGCTGCTGACGCTGGGCGATTGA
- the coxB gene encoding cytochrome c oxidase subunit II: MKQRRKWGTTFAKAVGFGGALSAPVLALAQSADPKPWQLNMGKGVTQSSRLAWESNMFSLWVCTIIGVLVFGAMGYAIFKFRKSKGAVAATFSHNTKAEIIWTVIPVLILVVMAWPATANLIKFYDTRDSEMTVKVTGYQWMWKYEYLGQDVAFTSRLDRESDRVRQSGQVPDRNSHPHYLLDVDNRLVLPVDTKVRFVITSDDVIHAWWVPALGWKQDAIPGFINEAWTNIEQVGVYRGQCAELCGKDHGFMPIVVEAVSKEDFQKWLAEKRPKAAEPAPATAPAAPAEAPVPAEAPAPAPAPEKV, encoded by the coding sequence ATGAAGCAACGCAGAAAGTGGGGTACGACGTTTGCAAAGGCAGTGGGGTTCGGGGGCGCGTTGAGCGCACCGGTATTGGCGTTGGCCCAGTCGGCCGACCCCAAGCCGTGGCAGCTGAACATGGGCAAGGGGGTCACCCAGAGCTCGCGGCTGGCCTGGGAATCCAACATGTTTTCCCTGTGGGTATGCACCATCATCGGCGTGCTGGTCTTCGGCGCGATGGGCTACGCCATCTTCAAATTCCGCAAGTCCAAGGGCGCGGTCGCTGCCACCTTCAGCCACAACACCAAGGCCGAGATCATCTGGACGGTGATTCCCGTGCTGATCCTGGTGGTGATGGCGTGGCCGGCCACGGCCAACCTGATCAAGTTCTACGACACCCGTGATTCGGAAATGACCGTCAAGGTCACCGGTTACCAGTGGATGTGGAAGTACGAATACCTGGGCCAGGACGTCGCTTTCACCAGCCGCCTGGACCGTGAATCCGACCGCGTCCGCCAGAGCGGGCAGGTGCCGGACCGCAACAGCCACCCGCATTACCTGCTGGATGTCGACAACCGTCTGGTGCTGCCGGTCGACACCAAGGTGCGCTTCGTCATCACCTCCGACGACGTGATCCACGCGTGGTGGGTGCCCGCGCTGGGCTGGAAGCAGGACGCCATTCCGGGCTTCATCAACGAAGCCTGGACCAACATCGAGCAGGTCGGCGTGTATCGCGGGCAATGCGCGGAGTTGTGCGGCAAGGACCATGGGTTCATGCCGATCGTGGTGGAGGCGGTGTCCAAAGAAGACTTCCAGAAGTGGTTGGCGGAGAAGCGGCCCAAGGCGGCGGAACCCGCGCCAGCGACAGCACCGGCAGCACCGGCCGAAGCGCCCGTGCCGGCAGAAGCGCCGGCCCCGGCACCGGCCCCGGAAAAAGTCTGA
- the ctaD gene encoding cytochrome c oxidase subunit I, which yields MAHTAVDHDGHHGHQQGFFERWLFSTNHKDIGTLYLIFSFIMFIIGAAMSVIIRAELMQPGLQFVKPETFNQLTTVHALVMIFGGVMPAFVGLANWMVPLQIGAPDMALPRMNNWSFWLLPVAFSLLLMTFLLPGGAPAGGWTLYPPLSLQGGYNVAFTVFAIHVAGISSIMGAINIIATVLNMRAPGIDLLKMPIFCWAWLITAFLLIAVMPVLAGAVTMLLTDKFFGTSFFNAAGGGDPVMFQHIFWFFGHPEVYIMILPAFGVVSEIIPTFSRKPLFGYQAMVYAIAAIAFLSFIVWAHHMFTVGMPLGGEIYFMFATMLISIPTGVKVFNWVSTMWRGSLTFEAPMLWSVAFVILFTIGGFSGLMLAIVVADFQYHDTYFVVAHFHYVLVTGAVFALIAAVYYWWPKWTGRMYSEKWAQVHFWWTIVFVNLLFFPQHFLGLAGMPRRIPDYSVAFADWNLISSIGAFGMFVTPFMMAAILIASLRNGEKAADRSWEGARGLEWTVPSPAPAHTFTVPPVIRPGDLAHDDVTH from the coding sequence ATGGCGCATACCGCAGTTGATCACGACGGGCATCACGGTCATCAACAGGGCTTCTTCGAGCGTTGGTTGTTCTCGACCAACCACAAGGACATCGGCACCCTGTATCTGATTTTCAGCTTCATCATGTTCATCATCGGCGCGGCGATGAGCGTCATCATCCGCGCCGAGCTGATGCAGCCTGGGCTGCAGTTCGTCAAGCCGGAAACCTTCAACCAGCTCACCACCGTGCATGCACTGGTGATGATCTTCGGCGGTGTCATGCCGGCCTTCGTCGGCCTCGCCAACTGGATGGTGCCGCTGCAGATCGGCGCGCCGGACATGGCCCTGCCGCGCATGAACAACTGGTCGTTCTGGTTGCTGCCGGTGGCCTTCAGCCTGCTGCTGATGACCTTCCTGCTGCCCGGCGGCGCACCCGCCGGTGGTTGGACCCTGTACCCGCCACTGTCGCTGCAGGGCGGCTACAACGTCGCCTTCACCGTGTTCGCCATCCATGTGGCGGGCATCAGTTCGATCATGGGCGCGATCAACATCATCGCCACCGTGCTCAACATGCGCGCGCCCGGCATCGACCTGCTGAAGATGCCGATCTTCTGCTGGGCCTGGCTGATCACCGCCTTCCTGCTGATCGCGGTGATGCCGGTGCTGGCCGGTGCGGTCACCATGCTGCTTACCGACAAGTTCTTCGGCACCAGCTTCTTCAATGCCGCCGGTGGCGGTGACCCGGTGATGTTCCAGCACATCTTCTGGTTCTTCGGTCACCCCGAGGTGTACATCATGATCCTGCCCGCCTTCGGCGTGGTCAGCGAGATCATTCCCACCTTCAGCCGCAAGCCGCTGTTCGGCTACCAGGCCATGGTCTACGCCATCGCCGCCATCGCCTTCCTGTCGTTCATCGTGTGGGCGCATCACATGTTCACGGTGGGCATGCCGCTGGGGGGCGAGATCTACTTCATGTTCGCCACCATGCTCATCTCCATTCCCACCGGGGTGAAGGTGTTCAACTGGGTCAGCACCATGTGGCGCGGCTCACTCACCTTTGAAGCGCCGATGCTGTGGTCGGTGGCCTTCGTCATCCTGTTCACCATCGGCGGCTTCTCCGGGCTGATGCTGGCCATCGTGGTCGCCGACTTCCAGTACCACGACACCTATTTCGTGGTGGCGCACTTCCACTACGTGCTGGTCACCGGCGCGGTGTTCGCGCTGATTGCCGCGGTGTATTACTGGTGGCCGAAATGGACCGGGCGCATGTACAGCGAGAAGTGGGCCCAGGTGCACTTCTGGTGGACCATTGTGTTCGTCAACCTGCTGTTCTTCCCGCAGCACTTCCTCGGCCTGGCCGGCATGCCACGCCGCATTCCCGACTACAGCGTCGCCTTCGCGGACTGGAACCTGATCAGCTCGATCGGCGCGTTCGGCATGTTCGTCACCCCGTTCATGATGGCCGCGATCCTGATCGCCTCGTTGCGCAATGGGGAAAAGGCGGCGGACCGTTCCTGGGAAGGTGCGCGCGGACTGGAATGGACGGTGCCGTCACCGGCTCCGGCGCATACCTTCACCGTGCCGCCGGTCATCCGTCCGGGTGATCTGGCCCACGACGACGTCACCCACTGA
- a CDS encoding SURF1 family protein, whose protein sequence is MMRQHTRLIGWVAAVGVMAVFCLLGRWQLQRMEQKQALLDQEVPARAQTLALGPALVAPPQLRWVEDHGQFLAGTVLLDNQMREGRAGLKVYQPFRSDSGAVVLVDLGWLPMPADRTLPVIAPREGPAQLAGLLAPPPAPGLAVGPAMTAAKQPGVWLASRMPPQEVAAVLKLPGALPYSVLRLDPALPGGYVRDLELLPNTMPPSRHLGYAVQWFGLALTVLVVALVLEWRRRKPP, encoded by the coding sequence ATGATGCGCCAGCACACGCGCCTGATCGGCTGGGTGGCTGCCGTAGGGGTGATGGCGGTGTTCTGCCTGCTCGGCCGCTGGCAGCTGCAGCGGATGGAGCAGAAGCAGGCGCTGCTGGATCAGGAAGTCCCCGCCCGAGCACAGACGCTGGCGTTGGGACCCGCCTTGGTCGCGCCGCCGCAGCTGCGCTGGGTGGAGGACCATGGGCAATTCCTGGCCGGAACCGTGTTGCTGGACAACCAGATGCGGGAAGGCCGCGCCGGGCTGAAGGTGTATCAGCCGTTCCGCAGTGACAGCGGTGCGGTGGTGCTGGTGGATCTGGGCTGGTTGCCGATGCCGGCGGACCGTACGTTGCCGGTGATTGCCCCGCGCGAGGGACCGGCTCAGCTGGCTGGGCTGCTGGCTCCGCCGCCTGCGCCGGGGCTGGCGGTGGGTCCGGCGATGACTGCTGCCAAGCAGCCGGGGGTCTGGCTGGCCAGCCGGATGCCGCCGCAGGAGGTGGCGGCGGTGCTGAAGCTGCCGGGCGCGCTGCCTTATTCGGTGTTGCGGCTGGACCCGGCCTTGCCGGGTGGGTATGTCCGTGACCTGGAGCTGCTGCCCAACACCATGCCGCCAAGTCGGCACCTCGGGTATGCCGTGCAGTGGTTCGGGCTGGCGTTGACCGTGCTGGTGGTCGCGCTTGTGCTCGAGTGGCGTCGCCGCAAGCCCCCGTAG
- the cyoE gene encoding heme o synthase has protein sequence MSIRQYWDLTKPKVVALIVFTALVGMFLAIPGLPTAQQALTGALGFLGIWLAASAAAAINQLLDAQIDAQMARTSWRPLVVGKVKPWQVLVFASVLIVLSMTILVMWVNVITAVLTFASLIGYAVIYTVYLKRATSQNIVIGGLAGATPPMLGWAAITGMQGPMDWVYASLLVLIIFIWTPPHFWALAIFRREDYAKAKIPMLPVTHGVAYTRKSILVYSIALAIVAILPVVVGMSGLFYLGGAVVLNAVFVWYAWRMLNPPDELFSMKMFGYSIVYLMALFAFLMVDHWMLPWL, from the coding sequence ATGAGCATCAGGCAGTACTGGGATCTCACCAAGCCCAAAGTCGTCGCCCTGATCGTGTTCACCGCACTGGTGGGCATGTTCCTCGCCATTCCCGGTCTGCCGACCGCGCAGCAGGCGCTGACCGGCGCGCTGGGCTTCCTGGGCATCTGGCTGGCCGCTTCCGCCGCCGCGGCCATCAACCAGCTGCTGGACGCGCAGATCGACGCGCAGATGGCGCGCACCTCGTGGCGCCCGCTGGTGGTGGGCAAGGTCAAGCCGTGGCAGGTGCTGGTGTTCGCCAGCGTGCTGATCGTACTGTCGATGACCATCCTGGTGATGTGGGTGAACGTCATCACCGCCGTGCTGACTTTCGCCTCGCTGATCGGCTACGCGGTGATCTACACCGTGTACCTCAAGCGTGCCACCTCGCAGAACATCGTCATCGGCGGACTCGCCGGGGCTACCCCGCCGATGCTCGGCTGGGCGGCCATCACCGGCATGCAGGGCCCGATGGACTGGGTGTATGCCTCGCTGCTGGTGCTGATCATCTTCATCTGGACCCCGCCGCATTTCTGGGCATTGGCCATCTTCCGCCGCGAAGACTATGCGAAGGCCAAGATCCCGATGCTGCCGGTCACTCACGGCGTGGCGTACACCCGCAAGTCGATCCTGGTGTATTCGATCGCGTTGGCGATTGTCGCCATCCTGCCGGTCGTCGTCGGCATGAGCGGGCTGTTCTACCTCGGCGGCGCGGTGGTGTTGAACGCCGTGTTCGTCTGGTACGCCTGGCGCATGCTCAACCCGCCGGACGAGCTGTTCTCGATGAAGATGTTCGGCTATTCCATCGTCTACCTGATGGCGCTGTTCGCCTTCCTGATGGTCGACCACTGGATGCTGCCCTGGTTGTAA
- a CDS encoding cytochrome c oxidase assembly protein, with protein MSEVQPAKTSPTAGLPRLIAVVVAVFVLTFSLVPLYRIACEKIFGVRLERGPGSDMAGTAVGKQRTVRVEFDGGVNSHLPWAFHPEQLSMDVVPGELNEALYFARNDSDHALVGSAVPSVAPAKASGYFSKTECFCFTAQTLQAGEKRDMPVRFIVDPDLPANVTTITLSYTFYKNDALSAQLVAAPPPATARSAP; from the coding sequence GTGAGCGAGGTGCAGCCCGCCAAGACGTCACCCACCGCCGGACTGCCGCGCCTGATCGCGGTGGTAGTGGCGGTGTTCGTGCTGACGTTCTCGCTGGTGCCGCTGTACCGCATTGCCTGCGAGAAGATCTTCGGCGTGCGTCTGGAGCGTGGGCCCGGCAGCGACATGGCCGGCACCGCCGTCGGCAAGCAGCGCACCGTGCGGGTGGAGTTCGACGGCGGCGTCAACTCGCACCTGCCGTGGGCCTTCCATCCCGAACAGCTGAGCATGGATGTGGTGCCCGGCGAGCTCAACGAAGCGCTGTACTTCGCCCGCAACGACAGCGACCACGCGCTGGTCGGCAGTGCGGTGCCTTCCGTGGCACCGGCCAAGGCCTCCGGCTACTTCAGCAAGACCGAATGCTTCTGCTTCACCGCGCAGACCCTGCAGGCGGGTGAAAAGCGCGACATGCCGGTGCGTTTCATCGTCGACCCGGATCTTCCGGCCAACGTGACCACCATCACCCTGTCCTACACCTTCTACAAGAACGATGCGCTGAGCGCGCAGCTGGTCGCGGCCCCGCCGCCGGCCACTGCCCGTTCCGCGCCCTGA
- a CDS encoding twin transmembrane helix small protein: MNDSLKTLLVIAFLIVIVWNLGAGLYYLLVDRGQTKRTVNALTRRIALSVALIALVAIGIYTGWIKPHGIGG; encoded by the coding sequence ATGAATGATTCGTTGAAGACCCTGCTGGTAATCGCGTTTCTGATCGTCATCGTCTGGAATCTGGGCGCAGGGCTGTACTACCTGCTGGTGGACCGGGGCCAGACCAAGCGCACCGTCAATGCACTCACCCGCCGCATTGCGCTGTCGGTGGCGCTGATCGCACTGGTGGCGATCGGCATCTACACCGGCTGGATCAAGCCGCACGGGATCGGCGGCTGA